Within the Drosophila miranda strain MSH22 chromosome Y unlocalized genomic scaffold, D.miranda_PacBio2.1 Contig_Y2_pilon, whole genome shotgun sequence genome, the region ACGATCAAGAGTGGAACCAAATAGTCAGAAAATTGCAACGCCCAAAAGAAAGTCTCTCCTTTTCTATAACTCAAATTGCACCCACGGATGTGTAAAGATGCGTTTCCTAACAACTGTTACAAGCAATATCTTAGCGAACAATTCAGTGCTTAACTTAAACaaacaaatacatatatttataatGTGCTGAACCGAATACATAAGATTTTCCCGTGTGAAATGCGATTGAAATATCTGGGTTGACATCATAGATACCCGACGCTCCTACAAGTCGGGCTGTCTTATGCGCTGCACGCGGTCCTCGTTCTTCACATGCTGCTTTAGCATGCACGTATCATACTGGGGCGGTGTGGGCTTCGTTTCGGTGGCCCAATAGAATATGTCCCAGTCGTTGCTCACGCCGTTGATGAGCTCGTCGTACTGGGCTGTCTGGGCGGCGGAGAAGTCCCTCAGATGCTTGGCCACAAACGTGCTGAGGAGCAGATCATTCTCGAGCATGCCACGCTTCCGACTCTGATACAGCAGCCTGGAATTGACTAGAAATGAAGTATTTTACTTGG harbors:
- the LOC108158515 gene encoding LOW QUALITY PROTEIN: succinate dehydrogenase assembly factor 2-A, mitochondrial (The sequence of the model RefSeq protein was modified relative to this genomic sequence to represent the inferred CDS: inserted 1 base in 1 codon): MLRQFLFSTASRRLVRPMIAPHRSASSSLDKTEFTTPSQIVDYDDXPHLPVPEYPLRPDETRKQRLLYQSRKRGMLENDLLLSTFVAKHLRDFSAAQTAQYDELINGVSNDWDIFYWATETKPTPPQYDTCMLKQHVKNEDRVQRIRQPDL